Within the Dehalobacter sp. 12DCB1 genome, the region GTGAAGCAGCGGCTTGGCAGAATCAAAACGGACAGTATCCTGGAGGGCAGTTACATTGAAGAACTGATTATGGACGAGCAACATTCCCTATTTCCGCTGGTACAATACACGGAAAGGCCTGATAAGGTCACTGCTTCGCTGTTGGAAGGCAGAATCGCGGTTCTTGTGGACAATTCTCCAATGCCGCTGCTCATTCCGGCGACATTTGTAACCATGCTGCAGGCAGCCGAGGATTATTATCACGGTTCAGTATTTGCGACGTTTACAAGGATTCTGCGCTTGATTGCCTTGAATTTGGCCTTGTTGCTGCCGTCAGTCACCGTTGCCGTCTTCTCCTTTCACCAGGAATTGTTGCCGACGCATCTCGTCAGCTCAGTGGCAGGAACAAGGCAGGGTTTACCGTTGCCAATTGCTTTGGAGATCCTTGTCATCGAGTTTACATTTGAACTTTTGCGGGAAGCCGGTGTCCGGCTGCCGAAAACCATTGGCCAGGCCATCAGCACGGTCGGCGGTTTGGTTATCGGCCAGGCAGCGGTCAACGCAGGCCTGGTCTCCCCAATCTCCGTTATTGTCGTAGCGACCACGGCAATCGCGTCTTTTTCGATTCCAAATTACGATGCCGGCTATGCGCTCAGAATACTGCGGTTTATGTTGATTTTACTGGCCAGCTTTCTGGGAGGAGTCGGTATCATGTTCGGCCTGATGATCATCCTGATCCATCTCTGCAGCCTGCGTTCTTTCGGTGTCCCTTATTTGATTCCGTTTGCTCCTTTAAGCCTTGGCGAAATCAAAGATATTCTGGTGCGGGCTCCATGGTGGGCTATGTCCCAACGGCCAAAGTCGTTCCGTACGGTGAACCCTGTCCGGCAGAAAGACAACCAGGGTCCGTCGAAACCAATGGATAGGAGGAAAAGGTCATAAATACCGAAAAGATATCCGGTGTACAACTTGCTTCTTTGATGTTTATGATTGTCATATCTACTGCCATCCTGTTAATCCCCGGCATAACAGCGGAAAAGGCCGCAGAATCAGCCTGGCTATCCGTCCTGATTGCGCTTGCTGTCGGGATCGTTAACCTCATGCTGATTTATTATCTGGGAAAGCGGTTTCCGAAGCTGACGCTGCCCGAATATGCCGAAATCCTGCTCGGCAAAACCCTCGGGAAGATCTTGACTTTCGGATATGTATTATTCTTTCTGATCATAAGTATTACGGTATTAAGAGAGTTTACTGATTTTTTGAATATGAACCTTATGCCCGAAACGCCGCCTTATGTTTTTCAAACAGGTTTGATGATTGTGGCTGCCTATGCGGTTATTAAAGGAATCGAAGTAATTGTGCGGGTCAACCAGTTTATTCTTCCTTTATTTATACTATCTCTGGCGGTCTTGCTGGCGTTAGCCGTCAGAGATATGGATCTAAACAATCTGCAGCCCTTTCTGGATAAGGGTGTCCTGTCCGTTCTGGATGCTTCCCTTGTCCCTATAGCCTGGTTCGGCCAGATTGTCGTACTTATATTTTTATTCCCAAAAGTAAATCAGTCGGAAGATATTTTAAAAAACGGCATCTTGGGAATTATCGCTGCCGGCATTCTGTTGACCTTCATCAATATTGCCACCATTACCGTTTTTGGTCCTGAATATACGGGAGAGATGTATTTTGCTTTTCTATATTTGGCTAAATATATCAAATTCATTACAATTCAAAGGCTGGAATTCCTTGTTATTTTTATCTGGGTATCCGGTATCGTTGTCAAAGTAGCTGTCATGTATTACCTGGAGACAATGACCTTAGTCCGGATGTTTTCTCTTAAAAACAAGAAGTACGTTCTCCTGGGGCTTGCCCTGCTGAATATTATCGCACCGAACTTGTTATTTGAGAGTCCTCTTGATGTCGGTTATTTTCTCAAAAATATATGGCCGTCAATCGGTTTAACATTTGAGCTGCTGATTCCTGGTCTGTTGTTGCTCCTTACGATCATCGAAAAGAAAAAAGTGAGGCGTTACCATTGAAAAAACTCCGTTTTAGAAACATAAGGACCTTCAGCGTTTTGTTCTCACTTTTATTATTCTGTTCAGGATGCTGGAGCAGCAAGGAAGTCGAAACGCTGGCTTTTGTCACGCTAAGCAGCTTTGATTATACCCAAATCAACGGTCAGAACATTTGGACTGCGGCCACGCTGATCCAGAAGCCTCAAAGCAGTCAGGGACAGAGCCAAGGAAATAAGTCCGGTTCAAACAATAATATGGAACAGCTTGTCAGCGCTCAGGGAGTAGTCATGCAGGTTGCAATCAGAAATTATTCCGCAAAACTGCCAACTGTCCCTTTTTATGGTTATGCTACAGGCATTATTCTTGGGGAAGAGGCCGCCCAAAAAAAAGCGCCTGAAATTATCGAACATTATGCCCGCTTCCCGCAGACCCGGCCACGCGATATTATTTTAGTGTGTAAA harbors:
- a CDS encoding endospore germination permease, whose translation is MSGVQLASLMFMIVISTAILLIPGITAEKAAESAWLSVLIALAVGIVNLMLIYYLGKRFPKLTLPEYAEILLGKTLGKILTFGYVLFFLIISITVLREFTDFLNMNLMPETPPYVFQTGLMIVAAYAVIKGIEVIVRVNQFILPLFILSLAVLLALAVRDMDLNNLQPFLDKGVLSVLDASLVPIAWFGQIVVLIFLFPKVNQSEDILKNGILGIIAAGILLTFINIATITVFGPEYTGEMYFAFLYLAKYIKFITIQRLEFLVIFIWVSGIVVKVAVMYYLETMTLVRMFSLKNKKYVLLGLALLNIIAPNLLFESPLDVGYFLKNIWPSIGLTFELLIPGLLLLLTIIEKKKVRRYH
- a CDS encoding spore germination protein; translated protein: MFIDRLMKTLKNRANKVPDPLPASGAPKKEPLSKNYEDNLKKLQQSFANCSDVQFHPFQINLEEPVRAFIVYATTITDNRVISDSILKTLLEETRKLQQLTKGGNANLLQIIQDSLLNLTETSTVSYLDEVEQKMFAGNAVLIIDGSSSALAAGVRGGENRSIVESDTEPGVRGPKDGFIESIDTNMSLIRRRLKTSRLKLETLEVGELTHTKIAICYIEGIVNEQLLQEVKQRLGRIKTDSILEGSYIEELIMDEQHSLFPLVQYTERPDKVTASLLEGRIAVLVDNSPMPLLIPATFVTMLQAAEDYYHGSVFATFTRILRLIALNLALLLPSVTVAVFSFHQELLPTHLVSSVAGTRQGLPLPIALEILVIEFTFELLREAGVRLPKTIGQAISTVGGLVIGQAAVNAGLVSPISVIVVATTAIASFSIPNYDAGYALRILRFMLILLASFLGGVGIMFGLMIILIHLCSLRSFGVPYLIPFAPLSLGEIKDILVRAPWWAMSQRPKSFRTVNPVRQKDNQGPSKPMDRRKRS